Part of the Roseofilum capinflatum BLCC-M114 genome, ATCTAGATAGAAAAAGGTGATATTAATCACTAAATCTAGGGGTCATACAATAGGGGCAATCGATCCATTCTTGCTGGAGACCCGCTCCACAGACGCGACAGGTCAAGCCCACTTTTCGTTTGGCCTTGAGTTCTGCCTCTAAACCACTATCGGTAAAGGTTACCCGCTCTACTTCTTCCAGGGTAGTCGATCCTTCCCGCACCAGGTTTAAGCTGTAGGCTAACAGGGTAACCATGCCTTCTTCCACGGCTGCTTCTTTAATCCGTTCGGTGGGTGCGCCTTGGTTAATCAGGACTTGTAGATTTTCAGTAATCCGCAGCAGTTCATAGACCCCACAGCGTCCTTTGTAGCCCACACCGTTACATTTCGGACAGAGTTCTCCTTTTTCTTTCAGGGCTGCCCGTTCATCGGGGGCGATGGTGTTGGCTTTATAAAGGGTTAAGTTTCCTTCTTTGGCAGCCGATAATCCAAAGCGAGAGAGTTCCTCTGGAGCGGGGGTATAGGGAATGCGACATTCACTACAAACTCGTCGCATCAGCCGTTGGGCAACGACTCCTAGGAGCGCCCCAGAGACCATGAAGGGTTCTACGCCCATTTCATCTAAGCGGGCGATCGCACCTGATGCATCATTGGTATGCAAGGTCGTCAATACCAAGTGTCCCGTGAGCGCCGCTTCAATCGCCGTTTTTGCCGTCTCCTTATCCCGCGTTTCCCCCACCAGAATCACATCCGGGTCTTGCCGCAAGAACGCCCGCAGAATGGAGGAAAAGTCCATATTTTTTTCCCGAATCACCTGCACCTGGTTAATTCCTGGCAGGGCATATTCAATCGGGTCTTCAGCCGTGGAGATATTGATACCTGGATCGTTCCGTTCAGCTAAGATTGAATACAAGGTCGTCGATTTCCCCGAACCCGTGGGCCCCGTCACCAGAATCAGTCCAAAGGGGCGAGAAGCCATCTCCCGCACCATTTCCAGGGTTTCTGGATCGGTAATTAATTTATCCAAACCCAACTGCGTCGAGGAGTTATCCAAGATCCGCAGTACAATTTTTTCACCATAACGGGCTGGCAGGGTATTTACCCGAAAGTCTACCTTGCGTCCTTGGAAAACCCGGCGAATCCGACCATCTTGGGGTTTGCGTCGTTCGGCAATATCGAGATCCGAGATAATTTTAAACCGGGACGTGATGGCGGGAACAATTTTTTTCGGGAAGGGAGGAAAAGGCTGTTGC contains:
- a CDS encoding GspE/PulE family protein, translated to MTKSPMQRRQQSKALIAVANNLSPFGNKLVQSGFIERDEMEKALVESRKSKRSLTDVLEQLTGKQLSPDLIRQYKKQQLFELKILYGVDSLDPEINEIDTNQVSELIDTLIPLDLCRRYQLVPLSKNDANPPAVLVALVDPDNLAAQDDLNRVLRPQGLTMNRMVITTEDFQAIISKYLDEQVKKAPDPKKVEIGEIDISQFGGGDELGEAQDDDDANLDDALGQAESAPVIKAVNQILAKALSEGVSDIHVEPQENDMRVRFRKDGVLQQPFPPFPKKIVPAITSRFKIISDLDIAERRKPQDGRIRRVFQGRKVDFRVNTLPARYGEKIVLRILDNSSTQLGLDKLITDPETLEMVREMASRPFGLILVTGPTGSGKSTTLYSILAERNDPGINISTAEDPIEYALPGINQVQVIREKNMDFSSILRAFLRQDPDVILVGETRDKETAKTAIEAALTGHLVLTTLHTNDASGAIARLDEMGVEPFMVSGALLGVVAQRLMRRVCSECRIPYTPAPEELSRFGLSAAKEGNLTLYKANTIAPDERAALKEKGELCPKCNGVGYKGRCGVYELLRITENLQVLINQGAPTERIKEAAVEEGMVTLLAYSLNLVREGSTTLEEVERVTFTDSGLEAELKAKRKVGLTCRVCGAGLQQEWIDCPYCMTPRFSD